A region of bacterium DNA encodes the following proteins:
- a CDS encoding polyphenol oxidase family protein has protein sequence MSSEVIKDTQTQPKNQTQGWALPLDWIGVTGGISETSDGSLGWGRAEQDEICRLRTAWALRVGLKPETCITLEQTHSAHVLRVDQSQVGSGFLNPDTRIPDADGIITNDPSVTLITSHADCAPIFLYDPASRAIGLIHSGWRGTLAGIAARAVSLMKDELAVLPSDLRVAIGPMIGTRNYEVGKDVAGDFAGEFGPSVVATFNGRPHLDIFAAIVIDLLRAGVVCARFCQRPPDTYNDRRWSSFRRDGQLAGGMLAYFRIESRDI, from the coding sequence TTGAGTTCTGAGGTCATAAAAGATACCCAAACCCAGCCAAAAAATCAAACTCAAGGTTGGGCACTCCCTCTTGATTGGATTGGCGTAACTGGTGGAATTTCCGAGACTTCAGACGGAAGTCTCGGGTGGGGCCGAGCAGAGCAAGACGAAATATGTCGTTTGCGGACAGCTTGGGCTCTTCGAGTTGGTCTAAAACCAGAGACTTGTATCACTCTTGAACAGACCCACAGCGCACACGTTCTCCGTGTTGATCAGTCACAAGTTGGTTCTGGCTTTCTGAACCCTGACACCAGAATCCCTGATGCGGACGGAATCATTACTAACGATCCTTCCGTAACACTGATAACCTCTCATGCGGACTGCGCGCCAATTTTCCTCTATGATCCTGCCTCACGCGCCATAGGATTAATACACTCCGGCTGGCGAGGAACGCTTGCCGGAATCGCCGCGCGTGCAGTGTCGTTGATGAAAGATGAACTCGCAGTTTTGCCATCTGACTTGCGCGTTGCCATAGGACCCATGATTGGGACCCGAAACTACGAGGTCGGAAAAGATGTTGCCGGTGATTTTGCGGGCGAGTTCGGTCCCAGCGTGGTTGCCACGTTTAACGGGCGACCTCATCTTGACATCTTTGCGGCAATTGTCATCGACCTCTTGCGTGCGGGTGTCGTGTGCGCTCGCTTCTGCCAACGACCGCCGGACACCTACAACGATCGTCGATGGAGCTCATTTCGTCGGGATGGTCAATTGGCCGGCGGGATGCTCGCCTACTTTCGAATAGAATCAAGAGATATATAA
- a CDS encoding Glu/Leu/Phe/Val dehydrogenase has translation MDAVRAFSPRTEGLQHQSAFENAMKQFDEAAALLNLSKSQTAMIKQPRKCIEVTLPIRMDDGRIETFTGFRVQHNIARGPAKGGIRYHPNVNLDEVKALAFWMTFKCAVANIPMGGGKGGIIVDPAQLSKGELERLSRRYFAELEDMFGPDRDVPAPDVNTNPQIMAWFMDTYSMHKHDTIGAVVTGKPIEIGGSRGRVMATSKGLLFALRRAVAGHSEKMEGLTVAVQGFGNVGGNAALLLHQDGCKVVAISDQYGAYHNPNGIDITEAMKYAEKHHGLKSFDSTKLAKKMANPDDLLELDVDVLAPCALELVITKKNAARVKARYIAEGANGPLDSDADQVLNKKGTFIIPDILCNAGGVIVSYFEWVQNRMGYYWPLEQVNNELEVAMNSAFDAVYDTYLQHNCSMRVAAFMVAISRVSIASELRGLYA, from the coding sequence ATGGATGCTGTCCGCGCCTTTAGTCCCAGAACCGAGGGTCTTCAGCATCAATCTGCGTTCGAAAATGCCATGAAACAATTTGATGAGGCCGCCGCTCTCTTGAATCTCTCTAAGAGCCAGACCGCGATGATCAAGCAACCCCGCAAATGTATCGAAGTTACATTGCCGATCCGGATGGACGATGGCAGAATTGAAACATTCACAGGGTTTCGCGTTCAGCACAATATTGCTCGTGGACCTGCGAAAGGTGGAATACGTTACCATCCTAATGTAAACTTGGACGAAGTAAAGGCACTCGCATTTTGGATGACTTTCAAATGCGCCGTTGCGAATATTCCTATGGGCGGAGGCAAGGGCGGCATTATCGTTGATCCCGCTCAACTATCCAAGGGAGAATTGGAGCGTCTGTCACGCCGCTATTTCGCGGAGCTTGAGGACATGTTCGGCCCTGACCGCGACGTTCCTGCACCGGATGTGAATACGAACCCCCAGATCATGGCGTGGTTCATGGACACGTATTCCATGCACAAACACGACACCATCGGTGCTGTGGTGACGGGGAAGCCGATCGAAATAGGTGGAAGCCGCGGTCGCGTGATGGCGACATCCAAAGGATTGCTGTTCGCGCTGCGCCGTGCAGTTGCGGGACACAGTGAGAAGATGGAAGGGTTGACCGTAGCGGTTCAGGGGTTCGGAAACGTCGGGGGGAACGCCGCTCTGCTCTTGCATCAGGACGGCTGCAAGGTTGTGGCGATCTCTGATCAATATGGGGCGTATCACAATCCCAACGGCATCGACATTACCGAAGCTATGAAGTACGCCGAGAAGCACCACGGTTTGAAGTCTTTCGATTCGACCAAGCTCGCTAAAAAGATGGCGAATCCTGATGATCTTCTCGAACTCGACGTCGATGTTCTTGCACCCTGTGCTTTGGAATTGGTGATCACAAAGAAGAACGCGGCTCGAGTCAAGGCGCGCTACATCGCGGAAGGTGCGAATGGACCGCTCGACTCCGACGCCGATCAAGTGCTGAACAAGAAGGGCACGTTCATCATCCCTGACATCCTCTGCAATGCCGGAGGTGTCATCGTCAGTTACTTTGAGTGGGTGCAGAACCGTATGGGCTACTACTGGCCACTGGAGCAGGTGAATAACGAGCTTGAAGTCGCCATGAACTCCGCGTTTGACGCCGTCTACGACACCTACCTTCAGCATAACTGTTCGATGCGCGTGGCGGCGTTCATGGTCGCAATCAGCAGAGTCTCAATCGCGTCCGAGCTGCGCGGATTGTACGCCTGA
- a CDS encoding HEAT repeat domain-containing protein, translating to MAIHLILISLLSASLSLAAEPERLIDDALHRFGLDRTAFDSDRIWAKDDTFLLDPIRHALSSPLAAREVAFVASGFAPRQFSDFAKFPDLAAMLNVRVPQAVYADVDSQLVHAPSGNPLEPLSSALTLAEGYRKQAFDSLSPDQRQALLLSIPLWFEDEDVTADDSLKGSLYRAFGIEADTSQDVSSDSVLTLLARVNRNALSVAGYAMLRGVALMAENPPDFSSVVPPKVKPSGVEGDVLFYQETPLGRWVVGGSGANRYTEEFSVIIDLGGDDQYLARCASAVGGIRHSTSVVLDYSGNDFYAPAEWLSQSSAVMGLSALVDLSGDDTYRAGAFSQSASFCGVSLLYDGAGDDLYTAGWFSQSAAVCGISLFTDVQGRDLYDGAGFGQAFASTYAFASLVDGEGNDVYRAGGLIKHEPLRPEDYRSMSQGFAMGFRPRGGGGIAVLHDFSGNDFYDAEIYAQGVGYWYSLGALIDGSGNDSYSATQYAQGSGIHLACGVLEDVSGDDRYTARFGPSQGAAHDLAVGILCDGSGDDYYTASGGQGMAITNSAALFVDVQGNDLYAVTEPTASQGGTRPARNFGNLALFVDGEGKDVYTNDSGADSTVWFRDHFGYGVDVSYDSTRPREADVTVDLVPSDTTRPLEDLFEDASKWEVTDNREKVRRARLALSAIGIRAVRWVGENKLTTNSALERRAMTELFKSFPDSSLPYLRAAFEGKHLDGRRNAVAIVSEMKAASAGAWLEPKLAEESYSELRPSILRALGEIGYMAAIPVLNDFADSKSERERLSSIVALGKLRDSQGFDAIFKALTDSVYTVRSAAVYALAEQSPQIVPELQRAASVTRDTEYIEQILLAVPMLATRWNGDEALRKSVKNLVPFVRMHLEHPAPNVQGAALVAAAAVMDAKTFDKFEKKYETTKDPILAARWKQAKARGKS from the coding sequence ATGGCAATCCACCTCATTCTAATCTCCCTGCTCTCAGCTTCTTTGTCGCTTGCTGCGGAACCGGAACGGCTCATTGACGATGCTTTGCACAGATTCGGATTGGATCGAACAGCATTCGATTCAGATCGCATCTGGGCAAAAGACGACACATTCTTACTCGATCCAATCCGCCACGCACTGTCATCGCCGCTCGCCGCTCGGGAAGTCGCGTTCGTGGCTTCGGGCTTTGCTCCGCGTCAGTTTTCGGACTTTGCAAAATTCCCGGACCTTGCGGCCATGCTCAATGTTCGAGTCCCGCAGGCGGTTTATGCGGACGTTGATTCACAGTTAGTCCACGCGCCTTCAGGTAATCCCCTCGAACCATTGAGCAGCGCTCTGACACTTGCTGAAGGCTACCGCAAACAGGCCTTCGACTCGCTGTCGCCCGACCAGAGGCAGGCGCTCCTGCTCTCAATCCCGCTCTGGTTTGAAGATGAGGATGTCACGGCGGATGACAGCCTGAAAGGATCTCTGTATCGTGCGTTTGGCATTGAAGCGGACACGTCGCAAGATGTCTCTTCCGATAGTGTTTTGACGCTGCTGGCCCGTGTCAATCGCAATGCCTTGTCGGTTGCAGGCTACGCGATGCTCCGCGGAGTGGCGCTGATGGCCGAGAACCCCCCGGATTTCTCTTCCGTAGTTCCTCCCAAAGTAAAACCCTCAGGCGTGGAAGGCGACGTGCTCTTCTATCAGGAGACTCCGCTTGGTCGATGGGTCGTCGGAGGTTCTGGTGCGAATCGCTACACGGAGGAATTCTCCGTGATCATTGACCTCGGTGGAGACGACCAATACCTCGCCCGCTGTGCTTCCGCTGTCGGTGGCATCCGGCACTCGACTTCGGTCGTATTGGACTACTCAGGTAATGACTTTTACGCGCCTGCGGAGTGGCTCTCGCAATCCAGCGCGGTGATGGGATTGTCCGCTCTCGTTGACCTTTCAGGCGATGATACCTATCGCGCCGGCGCCTTCTCACAGTCGGCGTCGTTCTGCGGTGTCTCGCTGCTTTATGATGGCGCTGGCGATGATCTTTACACTGCGGGATGGTTTTCGCAATCTGCCGCTGTCTGCGGAATCTCACTTTTTACAGACGTGCAGGGCCGCGACCTGTATGACGGCGCGGGCTTCGGGCAGGCGTTTGCTTCGACTTATGCGTTCGCGTCCCTCGTGGACGGCGAAGGCAACGATGTGTACCGCGCAGGCGGCCTCATCAAGCACGAACCGCTGCGCCCCGAAGATTACCGCTCGATGTCGCAGGGATTCGCCATGGGTTTTCGTCCGCGTGGCGGCGGAGGGATTGCAGTCCTGCATGATTTCAGCGGAAACGACTTTTATGATGCGGAGATCTATGCGCAAGGTGTCGGCTATTGGTATTCGCTCGGCGCGCTGATTGACGGAAGTGGCAATGATAGCTACAGCGCAACGCAGTACGCGCAAGGGTCAGGAATTCACCTCGCCTGCGGAGTGCTGGAAGACGTATCCGGAGACGACAGGTATACTGCACGCTTCGGGCCAAGTCAAGGCGCTGCGCACGATCTCGCCGTCGGAATCCTCTGCGATGGATCTGGTGATGACTACTACACCGCATCCGGCGGGCAGGGAATGGCCATCACTAACAGCGCGGCCTTATTTGTGGATGTGCAGGGAAATGACCTGTATGCGGTAACCGAACCGACTGCCTCTCAAGGCGGCACTCGACCGGCGCGCAACTTCGGGAATCTTGCGCTGTTTGTGGATGGCGAGGGAAAGGACGTTTACACCAATGACTCAGGTGCCGATTCAACGGTCTGGTTCAGGGATCATTTCGGGTATGGCGTGGACGTGTCCTATGACAGCACGCGCCCGCGTGAAGCGGATGTTACTGTTGACCTCGTACCGTCGGATACGACCCGTCCTTTAGAGGATCTTTTCGAGGATGCCTCGAAGTGGGAAGTCACCGACAACCGCGAAAAAGTCCGTCGTGCGCGCCTTGCGCTTTCCGCGATCGGCATTCGAGCCGTGCGTTGGGTCGGCGAAAACAAACTTACGACGAACAGCGCACTTGAACGTCGTGCAATGACCGAATTGTTCAAGAGTTTTCCCGACAGTTCGCTTCCGTATCTCCGCGCGGCCTTTGAAGGAAAGCATCTCGATGGACGTCGCAATGCAGTGGCAATCGTCAGCGAAATGAAGGCGGCAAGTGCCGGCGCTTGGCTCGAACCCAAACTCGCGGAGGAAAGCTACTCTGAACTCCGTCCATCGATCCTGCGTGCCCTTGGTGAGATCGGCTACATGGCCGCTATTCCGGTTCTGAATGATTTCGCCGACAGCAAATCTGAACGCGAACGGCTCTCTTCTATCGTGGCACTGGGCAAGCTGAGAGACTCGCAGGGCTTCGATGCGATCTTCAAGGCGCTCACTGATTCAGTCTATACGGTACGCAGTGCCGCTGTCTACGCGCTCGCGGAGCAGTCGCCGCAAATTGTGCCCGAACTGCAAAGAGCGGCGTCGGTGACTCGGGATACGGAGTACATAGAACAAATCCTGCTGGCCGTGCCAATGCTCGCGACGCGCTGGAACGGCGACGAAGCTCTTAGGAAGAGTGTGAAGAACCTCGTTCCTTTCGTGCGCATGCATCTGGAGCATCCTGCACCGAATGTGCAGGGCGCCGCGCTCGTGGCAGCAGCGGCGGTCATGGATGCCAAGACATTTGATAAGTTTGAAAAGAAATACGAAACGACCAAAGATCCAATTCTCGCGGCACGCTGGAAGCAGGCCAAGGCCCGCGGCAAGTCATAA
- a CDS encoding T9SS type A sorting domain-containing protein, whose translation MVHVAMLFVAGLLMLLSGIMHAQPVTFDTTAVTAAGDTCEFYVQIPSNYDPARPPAILVGWHALGGSEYEIFAHLYDERCEERGWIIASHMGPNDRHWNTRLPQLHCRAMLEWLEEHYPFSRDSIYMCGGSMGGAAGQIWHNNNCAYDDYLIAATAGGSQILDCQLRQEQYLASGDTNRSMRAAFGGFPFESDSVAYEYHRYSAVFFEDTTESMHFNCLTVPVWSSWGADEFEWFAYGYPALDYAILRRFGAESHFGPADYFGHGFNILPSTSVMHWFSTYSANRFPDTLSLAADEGGRYYYCDVTLGEQPYTFARWDVRKDSATKRLDIALLRNVEELTVHFVFPWPALDTLRCVWSLEDSLTESATIRLTGFPSAGTIAIDGTPARVVNSEGEVEFVLNGRVEMELTFRATEVPPTPIPQELALLRAYPNPFNSSLTVIVSCERARQTTIDFYDVRGRLAKSFPVALAPGIRSFTLSLSEMSTGLYFTRIENSAPLKVLLIR comes from the coding sequence ATGGTTCATGTTGCAATGCTATTTGTTGCGGGTTTGTTGATGCTGCTGTCCGGCATTATGCACGCACAGCCTGTGACTTTCGATACCACCGCCGTCACGGCGGCGGGAGACACGTGTGAGTTCTATGTGCAGATTCCGTCAAACTACGACCCCGCGCGTCCGCCGGCGATACTGGTCGGATGGCACGCGCTTGGTGGAAGCGAATACGAGATATTCGCGCACCTGTATGACGAACGATGCGAAGAACGTGGCTGGATTATCGCCAGCCATATGGGACCAAACGACCGGCATTGGAATACGCGACTGCCTCAACTGCACTGTCGTGCGATGCTGGAGTGGCTGGAAGAGCACTACCCGTTTTCACGGGATTCCATCTATATGTGCGGCGGCTCCATGGGCGGAGCTGCAGGTCAGATTTGGCATAACAACAACTGCGCCTACGACGACTACCTGATTGCAGCGACTGCAGGAGGATCGCAGATTCTTGATTGCCAGCTGCGGCAGGAGCAGTATTTGGCCAGCGGAGACACGAACCGCTCGATGCGTGCGGCATTCGGGGGCTTTCCGTTTGAGTCCGACTCTGTCGCTTACGAATACCATCGGTATAGCGCGGTGTTCTTCGAAGACACTACGGAGTCCATGCATTTTAACTGTCTGACCGTTCCTGTCTGGAGCAGTTGGGGTGCCGATGAGTTCGAATGGTTCGCCTACGGCTATCCTGCGCTGGACTATGCGATATTGCGGAGATTCGGCGCGGAATCACACTTCGGACCGGCCGACTATTTCGGGCACGGCTTCAACATTCTGCCGAGTACGTCGGTCATGCACTGGTTCTCCACTTACAGTGCAAATCGCTTTCCCGACACCTTGTCGCTGGCGGCAGATGAGGGCGGAAGATATTACTATTGCGATGTGACGCTCGGAGAGCAGCCTTATACATTCGCCAGGTGGGATGTCCGCAAAGACTCCGCGACAAAGCGACTCGATATTGCGCTGCTGCGGAATGTCGAGGAGCTGACAGTTCACTTCGTATTTCCGTGGCCAGCGCTCGACACGCTGCGCTGTGTATGGTCGCTGGAAGACAGTTTGACAGAAAGCGCGACGATTCGACTGACCGGATTCCCGTCGGCGGGGACGATTGCCATTGACGGGACACCGGCGAGAGTTGTCAATTCTGAGGGCGAAGTTGAATTTGTGCTGAACGGGCGAGTCGAGATGGAATTGACTTTCCGCGCAACCGAAGTCCCCCCCACTCCAATTCCTCAAGAACTTGCTTTGCTGCGTGCTTATCCTAATCCGTTCAACTCGTCGTTGACCGTGATAGTTTCCTGCGAGCGAGCGCGGCAGACTACTATCGACTTCTATGACGTTCGCGGGCGACTGGCGAAGAGTTTTCCTGTGGCACTCGCGCCGGGAATTCGTTCGTTTACTCTCTCGCTATCCGAAATGTCAACGGGACTCTATTTCACACGAATCGAGAACTCTGCGCCGCTAAAAGTCTTGCTAATACGTTAG
- a CDS encoding thiamine diphosphokinase, with amino-acid sequence MPHARLLRTALKCARRLIAVDGGLSRFHKLRIAPHVVIGDLDSATLKDLNWARTAGTRIQSVPDQNSSDIEKAFAYCRSRQFRSVVLAGVDGDRPDHFLHAVSKALSTPALDITFLFSNAIGLPMRGRVSRKVNLPEGAVVSWLGCPRAEHCSLTGAAWPLTDRTLELGAYQSLSNRVAKPPLKFSQQSGKSLIVIPVL; translated from the coding sequence ATGCCGCACGCAAGGCTCCTCCGCACCGCTTTGAAGTGCGCCCGTCGTTTGATTGCAGTTGACGGGGGCCTCAGCCGTTTTCACAAGCTGAGGATCGCTCCGCATGTAGTGATCGGAGACTTGGATAGCGCAACGCTGAAAGATTTGAACTGGGCACGCACCGCAGGCACTCGAATTCAATCTGTGCCGGATCAAAACAGCTCAGATATCGAAAAAGCATTCGCCTATTGTCGTTCGCGGCAATTTCGATCTGTTGTGCTGGCCGGCGTTGACGGCGACAGACCTGACCACTTCCTGCATGCGGTGAGCAAGGCTTTGTCTACTCCGGCGCTGGATATCACCTTTCTATTCTCAAATGCAATCGGCTTGCCGATGCGTGGAAGAGTGTCACGGAAGGTGAATCTGCCGGAGGGTGCCGTGGTGTCGTGGCTCGGATGCCCGCGCGCCGAGCATTGTAGTCTCACCGGTGCTGCATGGCCTTTGACGGACCGCACTCTCGAACTTGGAGCTTATCAGAGCCTTTCGAACAGAGTGGCAAAGCCTCCGCTTAAGTTCAGTCAACAATCCGGAAAGTCCCTCATCGTCATTCCTGTTTTATAA
- a CDS encoding SDR family oxidoreductase, with protein sequence MNHELTGKVALVTGGSRGIGRGIALKLAQCGADVVINYLEREDAAREVVQWIEGLGRRALAVRADVSTEEGVDKLFEEMSQTFARLDILVNNTGPFIVRPVLETTAEEWDLMLRGNLLSAAWVTQRAVPIIDRSENGGSILFIGSPNAERVGSQHVACAYSIAKTGVVILAQTLARELGPKRIRVNVVNPGFIENDTMTPRMRQWMPSEVPLGEIGTPADIANAAAYLCSEEASYVTGAVLNVHGGLWI encoded by the coding sequence ATGAACCATGAATTGACCGGAAAAGTCGCTTTGGTGACAGGCGGAAGTCGCGGAATCGGCCGCGGGATAGCTCTGAAGCTTGCGCAGTGCGGCGCGGATGTCGTGATAAACTATCTTGAGCGGGAAGATGCCGCGCGCGAAGTCGTTCAATGGATTGAAGGCCTCGGCAGGCGAGCCCTCGCCGTTCGTGCGGATGTCTCCACTGAAGAGGGCGTTGATAAGCTCTTCGAGGAGATGAGCCAGACTTTTGCACGGCTGGATATTCTTGTGAACAATACCGGGCCGTTCATCGTCAGACCAGTGCTCGAAACGACTGCGGAAGAGTGGGACCTCATGCTGCGCGGAAATCTGCTCAGTGCGGCTTGGGTCACCCAACGCGCGGTACCCATAATAGACCGCTCCGAGAACGGAGGTTCGATCCTGTTTATTGGCTCACCGAACGCCGAGCGCGTGGGATCGCAGCACGTAGCTTGTGCCTATTCCATTGCCAAGACCGGAGTAGTTATCTTGGCGCAAACGCTCGCCCGCGAGCTGGGACCGAAGCGAATCCGCGTAAACGTGGTCAATCCGGGTTTTATCGAAAACGACACGATGACTCCGCGTATGCGGCAATGGATGCCGTCCGAAGTGCCGCTCGGCGAAATCGGCACACCCGCTGACATTGCCAATGCCGCTGCTTACCTGTGCTCGGAGGAAGCCTCCTACGTGACCGGCGCCGTGCTCAATGTGCATGGCGGCCTTTGGATTTAG
- a CDS encoding acyl-CoA dehydrogenase family protein, translating into MEMAYQALDYYHLDDLLTEEERLTRDMVREFVTDKLMPIIEHCNIEGRFPSELVKPAGELGLLGAPYPEKYGCANLGPIAYGLINQELERGDSGLRSFVSVQTSLVMYPIFAFGSEQQKDYWLPKLGSGEKIGCFGLTEADFGSNPGGMLTRAEDKGSYYLLNGTKAWITNGTISDVAIVWAKLDGVIRGFLVETDRKGFSAPEIKNKFSLRASVTSDLILEDVEVPKENILPGVQGLKGPLSCLTQARYGIAWGAVGAAMAVFDETLQYSKSRIQFDKPIASFQLVQNKLAWMATEITKSQLLAYRLGQLKASGKLRPQHVSMAKRNNVGTALDIARVGRDILGANGISNEYQTFRHMANLESVNTYEGTFDIHTLIIGEDLTGIAAYA; encoded by the coding sequence ATGGAAATGGCCTATCAGGCGCTGGATTACTATCATTTGGACGATTTGCTTACAGAAGAAGAGCGATTGACGCGCGACATGGTTCGCGAGTTTGTCACCGATAAGTTGATGCCTATCATCGAGCACTGCAATATTGAAGGGCGGTTTCCCAGTGAGCTCGTGAAACCAGCTGGTGAGCTTGGTCTGCTCGGCGCTCCGTACCCGGAGAAGTATGGTTGCGCGAATCTCGGTCCGATTGCATACGGCCTCATCAACCAAGAACTCGAACGTGGGGATTCGGGGCTGCGCTCATTCGTCTCGGTGCAGACGAGTCTCGTCATGTATCCGATATTTGCTTTCGGAAGCGAGCAGCAGAAAGACTACTGGCTGCCGAAGCTTGGTTCAGGAGAAAAGATCGGTTGCTTTGGCTTGACGGAAGCAGACTTCGGTTCCAATCCGGGGGGAATGCTCACGCGTGCCGAAGACAAAGGCTCGTATTACCTGCTTAACGGCACCAAGGCGTGGATAACCAACGGGACAATTTCTGATGTCGCGATAGTCTGGGCCAAATTGGACGGCGTGATACGAGGGTTTCTCGTCGAGACGGACCGAAAGGGATTCTCCGCGCCGGAAATCAAGAACAAGTTCTCACTGAGAGCAAGTGTTACGTCCGACTTGATTCTGGAAGATGTCGAAGTCCCCAAGGAGAACATCCTGCCCGGAGTGCAGGGGCTTAAAGGTCCGCTATCCTGTCTTACGCAAGCGCGATATGGAATTGCCTGGGGCGCAGTAGGAGCCGCTATGGCAGTATTCGACGAGACGCTTCAATACTCCAAGTCGCGGATCCAGTTCGACAAACCAATTGCAAGTTTTCAGCTCGTTCAGAATAAGCTCGCTTGGATGGCAACGGAGATTACCAAGAGCCAACTTCTTGCCTACCGCCTTGGTCAATTGAAGGCCTCCGGCAAACTTCGTCCTCAGCATGTCTCGATGGCGAAGCGTAATAACGTCGGGACGGCACTGGATATTGCGCGCGTGGGCCGTGACATCTTGGGCGCTAACGGAATTTCAAACGAGTATCAGACGTTCCGCCACATGGCAAATCTGGAATCGGTAAATACGTACGAAGGAACGTTTGATATCCACACCCTGATCATCGGGGAGGACTTAACGGGCATCGCCGCCTACGCTTAG
- a CDS encoding M42 family metallopeptidase, which translates to MSKDYYVNLLEQLSNAFGPSNFEDDVRDLISRTIKPWVKEIRVDALGNLIAFRPGKNGRRLMLDAHTDEIGIMVRHIDSHGFVRFAAIGGWDDRMFPGHRVTFKSRNGSFYHGIIGMTPPHVLPPAQREKAIVAEDYFVDIGVNSAEEAAELGASVGDPGTLAYPFQKLRDDIYVGKAFDDRVGCLTVIGLLKALADGEIKTDLDVYANFATSEEVGLRGAGPAAFGIDPHVAVAFEGTIGSDFPGVPEEKRPCSQRKGPVITIADKSVLVPRRMVDLMTDCARETNVPYQFKMPIYGGTNAGAIHGTRAGVLAGCIATPCRYIHSPNTTLYWPDFEQTLTLAKRVVERVHELA; encoded by the coding sequence ATGAGCAAGGACTATTACGTAAATCTGCTTGAGCAACTATCCAACGCGTTTGGGCCGTCAAATTTTGAGGACGACGTACGCGATCTCATCTCCCGCACGATCAAGCCGTGGGTGAAGGAAATTCGTGTGGACGCGCTCGGCAATCTGATTGCCTTCAGGCCGGGTAAGAACGGCAGGCGACTGATGTTGGACGCTCACACCGACGAAATCGGAATTATGGTGCGACATATCGATTCGCATGGTTTCGTCAGATTTGCCGCTATCGGAGGCTGGGACGACCGCATGTTTCCCGGTCATCGCGTGACCTTCAAGTCGCGCAACGGCAGTTTCTATCACGGCATTATCGGTATGACTCCACCGCATGTGCTTCCGCCCGCTCAGCGCGAAAAGGCGATTGTCGCCGAAGATTACTTCGTGGACATCGGTGTGAACTCAGCTGAAGAGGCCGCTGAATTGGGTGCGTCGGTCGGTGACCCGGGCACGTTGGCCTATCCGTTTCAGAAGCTGCGGGACGACATTTATGTAGGCAAAGCTTTTGACGATCGCGTAGGCTGCCTGACGGTCATCGGTCTGCTTAAGGCACTCGCTGATGGTGAAATCAAAACAGACCTCGATGTCTACGCGAACTTTGCAACAAGCGAGGAAGTAGGCCTGCGCGGAGCGGGTCCCGCAGCTTTCGGTATTGACCCGCACGTTGCGGTCGCTTTCGAAGGCACCATCGGTTCCGACTTCCCCGGCGTTCCCGAAGAAAAACGGCCCTGTTCGCAACGCAAAGGGCCGGTCATAACCATCGCCGATAAGTCTGTTCTCGTGCCGCGCCGGATGGTCGATTTGATGACCGACTGTGCGCGCGAAACGAACGTTCCGTATCAATTCAAGATGCCTATCTACGGCGGCACCAACGCCGGCGCCATTCATGGCACGCGCGCAGGGGTATTGGCAGGCTGTATTGCAACCCCCTGCCGCTACATCCACTCACCAAACACGACGCTCTACTGGCCCGACTTCGAACAGACGCTGACTCTTGCCAAGCGCGTCGTCGAGCGTGTTCACGAACTGGCCTAA